Proteins co-encoded in one Methylobacterium sp. WL1 genomic window:
- the pbpC gene encoding penicillin-binding protein 1C, translating to MAALLVVLVLAGAGLVWCYAASLPPLDLAAASARSTVVLDRSDTLLRPFATADGRWRLPARAATVDPRYRAMLLAYEDRRFETHPGVDSMAILRAAGQWLGHGRILSGGSTLSMQVARLVEPRHGRSLEAKVRQMVRAVTLEQQLGKAALLDLYLALAPYGGPLEGVRAASLAYFGREPARLTAAQAALLVALPQSPETRRPDRFPGRARAARDRVLDRVAGRGLISVAEAAAAKAEPVPTGRKPFPMLAAHAAEEAVAAEPGTAVIRLSIDGRLQARLEDLAAERVAATGPALSAAIVVLDNRDGRVLAQVGSPGYLDPSRRGAIDMTLAVRSPGSALKPFIYAMAFEDGLAHPETLLEDRPARFSASYAPENFDLTFQGTVTARRALQLSLNVPAVALMEAVGPARFIARLRAAGAGIQLPREAAPGLPVALGGLGITLTDLARLYAGLARGGGVPDILRRAGGAAGAGTERRVTEPVAAWYVADILRGTPPPENALSSRIAYKTGTSFGYRDAWAAGFDRHVTVAVWIGRPDGAAVPGLVGRVAAAPILFDAFARLGIEPEPVPQPRNALSATEAGGLPPPLRRLRRDGAETAGPSLKIAYPPDGARIDLGLAADPAGHGDGGPSLALKALGGVPPLTWLVDGQPVAQTPRRQAAWIPNGAGFARISVLDATGASDSVSIRLE from the coding sequence ATGGCGGCACTTCTGGTCGTGCTGGTCTTGGCCGGCGCCGGGCTGGTCTGGTGCTACGCCGCTTCGCTGCCGCCCCTCGACCTGGCGGCGGCCTCGGCGCGCTCGACCGTGGTGCTCGACCGGTCCGACACGCTGCTGCGCCCCTTCGCCACCGCGGACGGCCGCTGGCGGCTTCCGGCCAGAGCGGCGACCGTTGATCCGCGCTACCGGGCGATGCTGCTGGCCTACGAGGATCGGCGCTTCGAGACCCATCCCGGCGTCGACTCGATGGCGATCCTGCGCGCCGCCGGTCAATGGCTGGGGCATGGCCGGATCCTGTCGGGCGGCTCGACCCTGTCGATGCAGGTCGCCCGCCTGGTCGAGCCGCGCCACGGGCGCTCGCTGGAGGCCAAGGTCCGTCAGATGGTGCGGGCTGTGACGCTGGAGCAACAGCTTGGCAAGGCCGCGTTGCTCGACCTCTACCTGGCGCTCGCCCCCTATGGTGGCCCGCTCGAGGGCGTCCGGGCGGCGAGCCTGGCCTATTTCGGGCGCGAGCCGGCGCGGCTGACGGCGGCGCAGGCGGCCTTGCTCGTCGCCCTGCCACAATCCCCAGAGACCCGCCGGCCGGACCGCTTCCCGGGCCGCGCCCGGGCCGCCCGCGACAGGGTGCTCGATCGGGTGGCCGGGCGCGGGCTGATCAGCGTGGCCGAGGCCGCTGCCGCCAAGGCAGAGCCGGTCCCGACCGGGCGGAAGCCGTTCCCGATGCTGGCCGCCCACGCCGCCGAGGAGGCGGTCGCGGCCGAGCCCGGGACGGCGGTGATCCGCCTGTCCATCGACGGGCGGCTGCAGGCGCGCCTCGAGGACCTGGCCGCCGAGCGTGTCGCCGCGACCGGACCGGCCCTCTCGGCGGCCATCGTCGTGCTGGACAACCGCGACGGCCGCGTGCTGGCCCAGGTCGGCAGCCCCGGCTACCTGGATCCGAGCCGTCGGGGCGCGATCGATATGACCCTGGCGGTGCGCTCGCCGGGCTCGGCACTGAAGCCGTTCATCTACGCCATGGCCTTCGAGGACGGCCTCGCTCATCCCGAGACGTTGCTGGAAGACCGCCCGGCCCGGTTCTCCGCCAGCTATGCGCCCGAGAACTTCGACCTGACCTTCCAGGGCACGGTCACGGCGCGGCGCGCCCTGCAGCTCTCGCTGAACGTGCCCGCGGTGGCGCTGATGGAGGCCGTCGGGCCCGCACGCTTCATCGCCCGGCTGCGGGCGGCCGGCGCCGGGATACAGCTGCCCCGCGAGGCCGCCCCGGGCCTGCCGGTGGCGCTGGGCGGCCTCGGCATCACGCTCACCGACCTCGCCCGGCTCTATGCCGGCCTCGCCCGGGGCGGCGGAGTGCCCGACATCCTGCGCCGGGCCGGGGGAGCCGCCGGAGCGGGCACGGAGCGCCGGGTCACGGAGCCGGTCGCGGCGTGGTACGTCGCCGACATCCTGCGCGGGACGCCGCCGCCGGAGAACGCGCTGTCGAGCCGCATCGCCTACAAGACCGGCACGTCGTTCGGCTATCGCGACGCCTGGGCGGCGGGGTTCGACCGGCACGTCACCGTGGCGGTCTGGATCGGGCGGCCCGACGGTGCCGCGGTCCCCGGCCTCGTCGGGCGGGTTGCCGCGGCCCCGATCCTGTTCGATGCCTTCGCGCGCCTCGGGATCGAGCCCGAGCCGGTCCCGCAGCCCCGCAACGCCCTGAGCGCCACCGAGGCCGGCGGCTTGCCGCCGCCGCTCCGGCGCCTGCGCCGCGACGGGGCGGAGACGGCCGGCCCCTCCCTCAAGATCGCCTATCCCCCGGACGGGGCCCGGATCGATCTTGGCCTCGCGGCCGATCCGGCCGGGCATGGGGACGGAGGTCCCAGCCTCGCCCTCAAGGCCCTCGGCGGCGTCCCGCCGCTGACCTGGCTGGTCGACGGCCAGCCGGTGGCCCAGACACCCCGCCGGCAGGCCGCGTGGATCCCGAACGGCGCCGGATTCGCGCGGATCTCGGTTCTCGACGCCACCGGAGCGAGCGACAGCGTCTCCATCCGCCTGGAGTGA
- a CDS encoding acyl-[ACP]--phospholipid O-acyltransferase, translated as MFRSLMSARRFAPLFWCQFFSAFNDNFLKNALAFLILFGIGGQADAHAGVLVTLASAVFIGPFFILSGLGGQWADRYDKALMARRLKFAEIFAAGTAVIGFLLHSVPVLFVALGLFGTIAALFGPIKYGILPDHLRREELPAGNALVEAATFLAILLGTIAAGAASAMGGSGLVFGALVMGFAVLCWLSARMIPPTGEGAPDLHVDRNVARSTASLLRDLWADTRLWRGSLTVSWFWLVGVVVLSLLPVLVRDAFNGTETVITLLLALFSVGIAVGSGLASWLASGRIVLLPTPVGAVLMGLFGLDLAWTIGHLPPPSTAAIGPLDFLRTGDGLRTAIGFLGLAMSGGLYIVPSFAAVQAWTEKAMRARIIGAVNVVTAAFMVAGTLALAALQGAGLSIASLLAVVAVLNLIVGAVVFATLPTSPFRDALSILFRAFYRLEVRGLDNVAAAGPNCILALNHVSFLDAPLALSLLDQEPVFAVDSGIAQRWWVRPFLRVTRAMPLDPTRPLATRTLINAVKNGETLIIFPEGRLTVTGSLMKVYDGAGLIADKSGAMVVPVKIDGLERTAFSRLSRGQVRHRWWPKVTVTLMPPVRLAVDPALRGKARRQAAGAALYGIMSDLLFRTADTDRGLMAALIEAGDRHGWRRTAVEDPVTGRLSYSRLVLGANVLGRKLMPLAPEGGRIGVMLPNANGAAVTLFGLASAGRVPAMINFSAGAANVLSACRAAQVDKILTSRAFIEKGRLGTLIEAIKGQVELIYLEDVRATVTTPDKIRALLAGRKPLVRRTGEDPAAVLFTSGSEGTPKGVVLANRCMLANVAQVAARIDFGPTDKVFNVLPVFHAFGLTAGLVLPLVSGVPVYLYPSPLHYRIVPELIYGSNSTVLFGTDTFLAGYARAAHAYDLRSLRYVVAGAEAVKETTRKTWGEKFGLRILEGYGVTECGPVVALNTPMFNRFGTVGRILPGIETRLEPVPGIDDAGRLSVRGPNIMLGYLRAEKPGVLEPPPGGWHDTGDIVAIDAMGFVTIKGRAKRFAKIAGEMVSLAGIEALAAELWPSQPSAVAAVPDARKGERLVLFTQEKGATRPAYQSFAKERGASDVAIPAEVVVLDAIPMLGSGKVDQVSVVKLAHERAKETAAA; from the coding sequence ATGTTCCGTTCCCTGATGAGTGCCCGGCGCTTCGCGCCGCTGTTCTGGTGCCAGTTCTTCTCGGCGTTCAACGACAATTTCCTCAAGAACGCGCTGGCCTTCCTGATCCTGTTCGGGATCGGCGGGCAGGCGGATGCCCATGCCGGCGTCCTCGTCACCTTGGCCAGCGCGGTGTTCATCGGGCCGTTCTTCATCCTGTCGGGCCTCGGCGGGCAATGGGCCGACCGGTACGACAAGGCGCTGATGGCCCGGCGGCTCAAGTTCGCCGAGATCTTCGCGGCCGGCACCGCGGTGATCGGCTTCCTGCTGCATTCGGTCCCGGTGCTGTTCGTGGCGCTGGGCCTGTTCGGGACGATCGCGGCCCTGTTCGGACCGATCAAGTACGGGATCCTGCCGGACCATCTGCGCCGCGAGGAGCTGCCGGCCGGCAACGCGCTGGTCGAGGCCGCGACCTTCCTGGCGATCCTGCTGGGTACGATCGCGGCCGGCGCGGCCTCGGCGATGGGCGGCTCCGGCCTCGTGTTCGGTGCCCTGGTGATGGGCTTCGCGGTCCTGTGCTGGCTCTCGGCCAGGATGATCCCGCCGACCGGGGAGGGGGCGCCGGACCTGCACGTCGATCGCAACGTGGCGCGCTCGACCGCCTCGCTGCTGCGCGACCTCTGGGCCGACACGCGCCTGTGGCGCGGCTCCCTGACGGTGAGCTGGTTCTGGCTGGTCGGCGTCGTGGTGCTGTCGCTCCTGCCGGTCCTGGTGCGCGACGCCTTCAACGGCACCGAGACCGTGATCACCCTGCTGCTGGCACTGTTCTCCGTCGGCATCGCGGTGGGATCGGGGCTCGCCTCGTGGCTCGCCAGCGGCCGGATCGTGCTTCTGCCGACGCCGGTCGGGGCGGTTCTGATGGGCCTGTTCGGCCTCGACCTCGCCTGGACGATCGGACATCTTCCGCCGCCGTCCACGGCGGCGATCGGACCGTTGGACTTCCTGCGGACCGGCGACGGCCTGCGCACCGCCATCGGGTTCCTCGGCCTCGCCATGTCGGGGGGCCTCTACATCGTCCCGTCCTTCGCGGCCGTGCAGGCCTGGACCGAGAAGGCGATGCGGGCCCGGATCATCGGGGCGGTCAACGTCGTGACCGCGGCGTTCATGGTGGCCGGCACCCTGGCGCTGGCGGCCCTGCAGGGCGCGGGCCTGTCGATCGCCAGCCTGCTCGCGGTCGTGGCGGTGCTGAACCTGATCGTCGGCGCCGTGGTGTTTGCGACCCTGCCGACCAGCCCGTTCCGCGACGCGCTCTCGATCCTGTTCCGGGCCTTCTATCGGCTCGAGGTCCGCGGACTCGACAACGTCGCGGCGGCCGGGCCGAACTGCATCCTGGCGCTCAACCACGTCTCGTTCCTCGACGCGCCGCTGGCGCTGTCGCTGCTCGACCAGGAGCCGGTCTTCGCGGTCGACAGCGGAATCGCGCAGCGCTGGTGGGTGCGGCCGTTCCTGCGGGTCACAAGGGCGATGCCCCTCGACCCGACCCGGCCGCTCGCCACGCGGACGCTGATCAACGCGGTCAAGAATGGCGAGACCCTGATCATCTTCCCCGAGGGACGGCTCACCGTCACCGGCAGCCTGATGAAGGTCTACGACGGCGCCGGGCTGATCGCCGACAAGTCGGGCGCCATGGTGGTGCCGGTGAAGATCGACGGGTTGGAGCGTACCGCGTTCTCGCGCCTGTCCCGCGGGCAGGTCCGCCATCGCTGGTGGCCCAAGGTGACCGTGACGCTAATGCCGCCGGTGCGGCTCGCCGTGGATCCGGCGCTGCGCGGCAAGGCCCGGCGTCAGGCGGCCGGGGCAGCCCTCTACGGCATCATGTCCGACCTGCTGTTCCGCACGGCCGACACCGACCGGGGCCTGATGGCAGCGCTGATCGAGGCCGGGGACCGCCACGGCTGGCGCCGCACCGCCGTCGAGGATCCGGTCACGGGCCGCCTGTCCTACAGCCGCCTCGTCCTCGGCGCGAACGTGCTCGGCCGCAAGCTGATGCCGCTCGCCCCGGAAGGCGGCCGGATCGGCGTGATGCTGCCCAACGCCAACGGCGCAGCCGTAACCCTGTTCGGCCTGGCATCGGCGGGCCGGGTGCCGGCGATGATCAATTTCTCCGCCGGCGCGGCCAACGTGCTCTCGGCATGCCGGGCGGCGCAGGTCGACAAGATCCTGACCTCCCGGGCCTTCATCGAGAAGGGACGGCTCGGCACCCTGATCGAAGCGATCAAGGGACAGGTCGAGCTGATCTACCTGGAGGACGTGCGCGCCACCGTCACGACGCCGGACAAGATCCGCGCCCTGCTGGCCGGGCGCAAACCCCTGGTGCGGCGCACGGGCGAGGATCCGGCCGCGGTGCTGTTCACCTCGGGCAGCGAGGGTACGCCCAAGGGCGTGGTGCTGGCCAACCGCTGCATGCTCGCCAACGTGGCCCAGGTTGCGGCCCGGATCGATTTCGGCCCGACCGATAAGGTCTTCAACGTACTCCCGGTGTTCCACGCCTTCGGGCTGACCGCCGGGCTGGTCCTGCCGCTGGTCTCGGGGGTGCCGGTCTACCTGTACCCGTCGCCGCTGCACTACCGGATCGTCCCGGAGCTGATCTACGGCTCCAACAGCACGGTCCTGTTCGGCACCGACACGTTCCTCGCCGGCTACGCCCGGGCCGCGCACGCCTACGACCTGCGCTCGCTCCGCTACGTCGTGGCCGGGGCCGAGGCCGTGAAGGAAACGACCCGCAAGACCTGGGGCGAGAAGTTCGGGCTGCGGATCCTGGAGGGCTACGGCGTCACCGAGTGCGGACCCGTCGTCGCGCTGAACACGCCGATGTTCAACCGCTTCGGCACGGTCGGGCGGATCCTGCCCGGGATCGAGACCCGCCTCGAGCCGGTGCCCGGGATCGACGATGCCGGCCGCCTGTCGGTGCGAGGCCCCAACATCATGCTGGGCTACCTGCGGGCGGAGAAGCCCGGCGTCCTGGAGCCGCCGCCGGGTGGCTGGCACGACACCGGCGACATCGTAGCGATCGACGCCATGGGCTTCGTGACGATCAAGGGCCGGGCCAAGCGCTTCGCCAAGATCGCCGGCGAGATGGTGTCGCTCGCCGGCATCGAGGCGCTCGCGGCCGAGCTCTGGCCGAGCCAGCCGAGCGCGGTCGCGGCGGTGCCGGACGCGCGCAAGGGCGAGCGGCTGGTGCTGTTCACGCAGGAGAAGGGCGCGACGCGTCCCGCCTACCAGAGCTTCGCCAAGGAGCGCGGCGCCTCCGACGTGGCGATCCCCGCCGAGGTGGTGGTGCTGGACGCGATCCCGATGCTGGGCAGCGGCAAGGTCGACCAAGTCTCGGTGGTCAAGCTTGCGCACGAGCGGGCGAAAGAAACGGCGGCAGCCTGA
- a CDS encoding cytochrome c peroxidase: protein MAWKVGAAIAGLLGLVGVTAGLGGGADPRRAGWRETYRPPAEIPFPDENPYSAAKADLGRRLFFDPILSGDGTRACATCHLPDLGWGDGRARAATRMQGDMDLRTPTLINIAWQDGPMGWDGKFKTLESVAAMPMISPSNMNLPMADALARLSADSSYAVAFATAFNDPAITRDRLEAALATFERLIVTGTSPFDRWIAGDEAAIGEPAKRGFDLFNGRADCAGCHSGWSFTDNSFHDIGVGTGNDIGRGRFKPTSVALRYAFKTPTLREIGRRAPYMHDGSLATLEAVIDLYDRGGIERPSRSRAIKPLHLSATERADLLAFLKTLSTEAAPDLTTASFTTAVPAP from the coding sequence ATGGCTTGGAAGGTCGGCGCCGCGATCGCGGGGCTTCTCGGGTTGGTGGGTGTGACGGCTGGACTCGGCGGCGGTGCTGATCCGCGCCGGGCCGGCTGGCGCGAGACCTATCGGCCGCCTGCCGAGATCCCGTTCCCGGACGAGAACCCCTACTCGGCCGCCAAGGCCGACCTGGGCCGGCGCCTGTTCTTCGATCCGATCCTGTCCGGCGATGGCACCCGGGCCTGCGCCACCTGTCATCTCCCCGATCTCGGCTGGGGTGACGGGCGCGCCCGCGCCGCGACGCGGATGCAGGGCGACATGGACCTGCGCACGCCGACGCTGATCAACATCGCCTGGCAGGACGGCCCGATGGGCTGGGACGGAAAGTTCAAGACCCTCGAATCCGTCGCGGCGATGCCAATGATCTCGCCGTCCAACATGAACCTGCCGATGGCCGATGCGCTCGCCCGGCTGTCCGCCGACTCGAGCTACGCGGTCGCCTTCGCCACCGCATTCAACGATCCCGCCATCACCCGGGACCGGCTGGAGGCGGCGCTGGCGACGTTCGAGCGCCTGATCGTGACCGGGACGAGCCCGTTCGACCGCTGGATCGCCGGCGACGAGGCCGCCATTGGCGAGCCGGCTAAGCGCGGCTTCGACCTGTTCAACGGCCGGGCCGATTGTGCCGGCTGCCATTCCGGCTGGTCGTTCACCGACAACTCGTTCCACGACATCGGAGTCGGCACCGGCAACGATATCGGCCGGGGCCGCTTCAAGCCCACATCGGTCGCCCTGCGCTATGCCTTCAAGACCCCGACCCTGCGGGAGATCGGCCGCCGGGCCCCCTACATGCACGACGGCTCGTTGGCGACCCTGGAGGCGGTGATCGACCTCTACGACCGCGGTGGGATCGAGCGCCCGAGCCGCTCCCGGGCAATCAAGCCGCTCCATCTCAGCGCGACGGAACGCGCGGACCTGCTGGCGTTCCTCAAGACGCTCTCGACCGAGGCGGCCCCCGACCTGACGACGGCATCATTCACCACCGCGGTCCCGGCGCCGTGA
- the nthB gene encoding nitrile hydratase subunit beta gives MNGAQDLGGAHGFGPVVPELDEPVFHAAWERRVFAMAMAMGYTGAWNLDGSRANRESLPPAHYLASSYYEIWLAALEKQIAATGLATPEEITAGRASAPARPVARVLARDGLEARFRAGFPSSRDPAAPARFTVGDAVLARNIHPTGHTRLPRYVRGRRGRIERIDGAFVYPDTNAYGAGENPTWLYTVSFTARELWGESGDPGGIVTVAAFEPYLEAA, from the coding sequence ATGAACGGCGCCCAGGACCTCGGCGGCGCGCACGGCTTCGGGCCGGTGGTGCCCGAGCTAGACGAGCCGGTGTTTCACGCCGCATGGGAGCGCCGCGTCTTCGCGATGGCGATGGCCATGGGCTACACCGGCGCCTGGAACCTCGACGGCAGCCGTGCCAACCGCGAGTCGCTGCCGCCGGCGCACTATCTCGCGTCGAGCTACTATGAGATCTGGCTGGCGGCCCTGGAGAAGCAGATCGCCGCCACGGGCCTCGCCACGCCGGAGGAAATCACAGCGGGCCGGGCCTCCGCGCCGGCCAGGCCGGTGGCACGGGTGCTCGCCCGGGACGGGCTGGAGGCCCGCTTCCGGGCCGGCTTCCCGAGCAGCCGCGACCCCGCCGCGCCCGCCCGCTTCACGGTCGGCGACGCCGTCCTGGCCCGGAACATCCATCCGACCGGGCATACGCGCCTGCCGCGCTACGTCCGCGGGCGGCGGGGCCGGATCGAGCGCATCGACGGCGCCTTCGTGTATCCCGATACCAACGCCTACGGCGCGGGCGAGAACCCGACTTGGCTGTACACCGTCAGCTTCACGGCCCGGGAATTGTGGGGCGAGAGCGGCGACCCGGGCGGGATCGTCACGGTGGCGGCGTTCGAACCCTACCTGGAGGCGGCGTGA
- a CDS encoding SDR family oxidoreductase translates to MARVAVVTGGTAGIGLATAHRFAAGGWSVAVVARDPGRLAAAERALAAYGQPVLAIAADVADAEAVDAAAARIEAELGPIRAWVNNAMATVVNPADQITPDEYRRVTETTYLSQVYGTLAALRYMKRRNRGAIIQVSSGLAIRAAPLQAPYCAAKFAVSGFTDALRCELLHDNVAVSLSVVYLPAVNTPQFNWARNRTGHRQYAPDPVFDPRLCAEAIVYAAEHPPREVWVGRSSMMMAAAQALAPALADRKAATMWSAQLSDTTIPDMAGNLFDPVPGDVGIDGRFNDRMKSTRSEFVTSRTRDAVVGGLAGLALLGLAGAAVAASRSRRAALPDRTH, encoded by the coding sequence ATGGCACGGGTTGCAGTCGTTACCGGAGGGACCGCCGGAATCGGGCTCGCGACCGCGCATCGCTTCGCCGCCGGCGGATGGTCGGTGGCGGTGGTGGCGCGCGATCCCGGGCGGCTCGCCGCCGCCGAGCGGGCGCTCGCTGCCTACGGCCAGCCGGTCCTGGCGATCGCGGCGGACGTCGCCGATGCCGAGGCGGTCGATGCGGCCGCAGCCCGGATCGAGGCCGAGCTCGGCCCGATCCGGGCCTGGGTGAACAACGCCATGGCGACCGTGGTGAACCCGGCCGACCAGATCACGCCGGATGAGTACCGGCGGGTCACCGAGACCACCTACCTGAGCCAGGTTTACGGTACGCTCGCGGCGCTTCGCTACATGAAGCGGCGCAACCGCGGCGCGATCATCCAGGTCTCCTCGGGTCTGGCGATCCGGGCGGCGCCGCTCCAGGCGCCCTATTGTGCGGCCAAGTTCGCCGTCTCCGGCTTCACCGACGCCCTGCGCTGCGAACTGCTCCACGACAACGTCGCCGTGAGCCTCAGCGTGGTCTACCTGCCGGCCGTGAACACGCCGCAGTTCAACTGGGCGCGCAACCGTACCGGCCACCGCCAGTATGCCCCAGATCCGGTGTTCGATCCGCGGCTCTGCGCGGAGGCGATCGTATACGCCGCCGAGCACCCGCCCCGGGAAGTCTGGGTCGGGCGCTCGTCGATGATGATGGCTGCCGCCCAGGCGCTCGCCCCCGCGCTGGCGGACCGTAAGGCTGCCACGATGTGGTCGGCGCAGCTGTCCGACACGACGATCCCGGACATGGCGGGCAACCTGTTCGACCCGGTGCCCGGCGATGTCGGCATCGATGGGCGGTTCAACGATCGGATGAAATCGACCCGCAGCGAGTTCGTCACCAGCCGCACCCGCGACGCGGTGGTCGGCGGCTTGGCCGGGCTCGCGCTGCTGGGTCTCGCCGGCGCTGCCGTGGCGGCCTCCCGCTCGCGGCGCGCTGCGCTACCTGACCGGACCCACTAG
- a CDS encoding nitrile hydratase accessory protein: protein MSVPSPKAFAAPWEAQVFALVVSLQEAGLFTWAEWAERIGREIRPDDGPERAADYGAWLATLEQILAQRGVAPPSSVAARAEAFLRAAAATPHGQPIRLENDPLYRS, encoded by the coding sequence GTGAGCGTCCCATCGCCCAAAGCCTTCGCGGCCCCCTGGGAAGCGCAGGTCTTCGCCCTGGTGGTGTCCCTGCAGGAGGCCGGGCTGTTCACCTGGGCCGAATGGGCCGAGCGGATCGGCCGGGAGATCCGGCCGGACGACGGGCCCGAGCGGGCGGCCGATTACGGTGCGTGGCTCGCGACCCTGGAACAGATCCTCGCGCAGCGCGGGGTTGCCCCTCCCAGCAGCGTGGCCGCGCGGGCCGAGGCGTTCCTCCGCGCCGCCGCGGCCACGCCCCATGGCCAGCCGATCCGCTTGGAGAACGATCCGCTCTATCGGTCGTGA
- a CDS encoding ArsA-related P-loop ATPase, whose protein sequence is MTDVTQLKVPAWYTPSELQDIQQDLLGPGNTKVLILCLGGKGGVGKTTIALQIADLCAEVGPVLAVDTDPANRHFHTALMRETDPGSQSFMPRRPGVSCFRQRLRAEDSTGRVDPTLVQDLIERVSDAAERFVVVDFPAGDTETTRRSTEIIVESCREEKIRLCVVVAAGAVDPTALDVLRELRPLLLECDRAILAKNTAQATNFDYLEASDVVRQLRAQPNFRATEIERIGERLIEALRIQHTTWLELATTAPMRLRVEGRRLRRNFHTAWREAFRP, encoded by the coding sequence ATGACCGACGTCACGCAGCTCAAGGTTCCGGCCTGGTACACCCCGTCCGAGCTTCAGGACATCCAGCAGGATCTGCTCGGCCCAGGCAACACCAAGGTCCTGATCCTGTGCCTGGGCGGCAAGGGCGGCGTCGGCAAGACGACCATCGCGTTGCAGATCGCGGATCTCTGTGCCGAGGTCGGGCCGGTCCTTGCGGTCGACACCGACCCGGCCAACCGGCACTTCCACACGGCGCTGATGCGTGAGACCGACCCGGGCAGCCAGAGCTTCATGCCGCGCCGTCCGGGCGTGTCCTGCTTCCGGCAGCGCCTGCGGGCCGAGGATTCCACCGGCCGCGTCGATCCGACCCTGGTCCAGGACCTGATCGAGCGCGTGTCGGACGCCGCCGAGCGCTTCGTCGTGGTCGACTTCCCAGCGGGCGACACCGAGACGACCCGGCGCAGCACCGAGATCATCGTCGAGAGTTGCCGCGAGGAGAAGATCCGCCTCTGCGTGGTCGTGGCCGCCGGTGCCGTCGATCCCACCGCCCTCGACGTACTCCGGGAACTCCGTCCGCTGCTGCTCGAATGCGACCGGGCGATCCTCGCCAAGAACACCGCCCAGGCGACCAACTTCGATTATCTGGAAGCCTCCGACGTGGTGCGGCAGCTGCGGGCGCAACCGAACTTCCGCGCCACCGAGATCGAGCGGATCGGCGAGCGCCTGATCGAGGCGCTGCGGATCCAGCACACGACCTGGCTGGAACTGGCGACGACCGCGCCGATGCGCCTTCGCGTCGAGGGCCGGCGCCTGCGGCGCAACTTCCACACGGCCTGGCGCGAGGCCTTCCGTCCGTGA
- a CDS encoding MBL fold metallo-hydrolase gives MPGYLPFAGALNLPAYTCDNCGFWQRHFEAPPSCPMCLDARHVVPQDGWRFRTTREAQDAFPCHWQELEPGVWRFWNEPVSGIGPSAYLIRTENGNMGFEGCPVFSDAALDQIETLGGMQVLSSSHPHAYGALVQLQDRFDPELCLPAADFTWSAALQVSWPYDDVLEPLPGLELHRTAGHFDGHAVLFDRARKICFCGDALKFELDPADPRRATTISAHKAFVRGVPLTPKELERYRAVFAQFEFDQTWTPFEAAKNCGRREVLALIDAQLAGRPHAAPVPLEGLKDHDR, from the coding sequence ATGCCCGGCTATCTGCCCTTCGCGGGCGCCCTGAACCTGCCCGCCTACACCTGCGACAATTGCGGGTTCTGGCAGCGCCATTTCGAGGCGCCCCCGTCCTGCCCGATGTGCCTCGACGCTCGCCACGTGGTGCCGCAGGACGGCTGGCGATTCCGCACGACCCGGGAGGCGCAGGATGCCTTTCCCTGCCACTGGCAGGAACTGGAGCCTGGCGTGTGGCGGTTCTGGAACGAGCCCGTCTCCGGCATCGGCCCCTCGGCCTACCTGATCCGCACCGAGAACGGGAATATGGGCTTCGAGGGCTGCCCGGTTTTCAGCGATGCCGCCCTGGACCAGATCGAGACGCTCGGCGGCATGCAGGTGCTCTCGTCCTCACACCCGCATGCCTATGGCGCCCTCGTGCAACTGCAGGACCGGTTCGACCCCGAGTTGTGCTTGCCCGCGGCCGACTTCACCTGGAGCGCGGCGCTGCAGGTGAGCTGGCCCTACGACGACGTCCTGGAGCCGCTGCCGGGCCTGGAACTGCACCGCACCGCCGGCCATTTCGACGGCCACGCCGTCCTGTTCGACCGGGCCCGAAAGATCTGTTTCTGCGGCGACGCGCTGAAGTTCGAGCTCGACCCCGCCGACCCGCGCCGGGCCACGACGATCTCGGCGCACAAGGCCTTCGTCCGCGGCGTGCCGCTCACGCCGAAGGAACTGGAACGCTACCGCGCCGTCTTCGCGCAGTTCGAATTCGATCAGACCTGGACGCCCTTCGAAGCCGCGAAGAATTGCGGACGGCGCGAGGTTCTGGCGCTGATCGACGCGCAATTGGCCGGCCGGCCCCACGCCGCCCCGGTGCCCCTCGAGGGCCTCAAGGATCACGACCGATAG